In one Pseudarthrobacter sp. NBSH8 genomic region, the following are encoded:
- the msrA gene encoding peptide-methionine (S)-S-oxide reductase MsrA: protein MKTFVLGGGCFWCLDAVYQITKGVTSVISGYTGGHDPQPDYYSVCGGTTGHAEVVAVTFDESVIPAEVILDMFFALHDPTTLNRQGYDVGTQYRSSMFYETTEEKILFEEAIDRNQALWSHPIVTEVSRLPRFHVAEDFHQDYYAKYPEQGYCQVIINPKLAKARKYYSAWLNA from the coding sequence ATGAAAACTTTTGTTCTTGGCGGGGGCTGCTTCTGGTGCCTCGACGCCGTCTACCAAATAACCAAAGGGGTCACGTCGGTGATTTCCGGGTACACGGGCGGCCATGACCCTCAGCCGGACTACTACTCCGTCTGTGGCGGAACCACTGGCCACGCTGAAGTCGTGGCGGTCACTTTCGACGAATCCGTCATCCCGGCTGAGGTCATCCTGGACATGTTCTTCGCGCTGCACGATCCCACCACGCTCAATCGCCAGGGGTACGACGTGGGCACGCAGTACCGGTCGTCAATGTTCTATGAGACCACCGAAGAGAAGATCCTGTTCGAGGAGGCGATCGACCGGAACCAGGCTCTCTGGTCCCATCCGATCGTTACGGAGGTCAGCCGGCTCCCCCGCTTCCATGTCGCGGAGGACTTTCACCAGGACTACTACGCCAAGTATCCCGAGCAGGGATACTGCCAGGTGATCATCAATCCCAAGCTCGCCAAGGCCAGGAAATATTACTCTGCGTGGCTTAATGCTTAG
- the cysK gene encoding cysteine synthase A — protein sequence MARIYDDVTQLVGGTPLVRLNRLTEGLGATVAVKLEFYNPANSVKDRIGVAIVDAAEKSGALKPGGTIVEGTSGNTGIALAMVGAARGYKVILTMPETMSTERRVMLRAFGAEIVLTPGSEGMRGAVEKAQEIVANTENSIWAQQFANEANPEIHRTTTAEEIWSDTDGKVDIFVAGIGTGGTVTGVGQVLKERNPEVQIVAIEPKDSAILNGGAPGPHKIQGIGANFIPEILDTNVYDEVLDATLEDSVRVARELGVKEGILGGISSGAIVWGALELAKRPENAGKLIVAVVCDFGERYISTVLYDDIRG from the coding sequence ATGGCACGGATCTATGACGATGTAACGCAGTTGGTCGGCGGCACTCCGCTGGTCCGCCTGAACCGGTTAACCGAGGGCCTGGGCGCGACTGTGGCGGTCAAGCTTGAGTTCTACAACCCGGCCAACAGCGTCAAGGACCGCATCGGAGTGGCCATCGTTGACGCCGCCGAGAAGTCGGGCGCCCTCAAGCCCGGCGGCACCATCGTTGAAGGCACCTCCGGCAACACCGGCATCGCCCTTGCCATGGTGGGTGCGGCCCGCGGTTACAAGGTCATCCTGACCATGCCCGAGACCATGTCCACGGAACGCCGCGTTATGCTGCGGGCGTTCGGCGCCGAGATTGTCCTGACCCCGGGTTCCGAGGGCATGCGCGGCGCCGTGGAAAAGGCCCAGGAAATCGTGGCCAACACGGAAAACTCCATCTGGGCCCAGCAGTTCGCCAACGAGGCCAACCCTGAGATCCACCGCACCACCACCGCCGAGGAAATCTGGTCCGACACCGACGGCAAGGTGGACATCTTCGTCGCCGGCATCGGCACCGGCGGAACCGTCACCGGCGTCGGCCAGGTTCTGAAGGAGCGCAATCCTGAGGTCCAGATTGTCGCCATCGAACCGAAGGACTCCGCCATCCTGAACGGCGGCGCTCCCGGGCCGCACAAGATCCAGGGCATCGGCGCGAACTTCATCCCGGAAATCCTGGACACCAACGTCTACGACGAAGTCCTGGATGCCACCTTGGAGGACTCCGTCCGGGTCGCCCGTGAACTCGGCGTCAAAGAAGGCATCCTCGGCGGCATCTCCTCCGGTGCCATCGTCTGGGGGGCCCTGGAACTGGCCAAGCGTCCGGAGAATGCCGGCAAGCTGATCGTCGCGGTTGTCTGCGACTTCGGTGAGCGTTACATCTCCACCGTGCTCTATGACGACATCCGCGGCTGA
- the epsC gene encoding serine O-acetyltransferase EpsC, which produces MGFFARLKEDLDAARSHDPAARGSFENFFAYSGLHAIWIHRLTHHMWQTPGLRFPARLVSQLGRFLTGIEIHPGATIGRRFFIDHGMGVVIGETAEIGEDVMIYHGVTLGGRSLAKVKRHPTIEDRVTIGAGAKVLGPITIGRDSAVGANAVVVKDAPPESIVTGVPAKWRHRDAQRETKPAVDPAEYDIEYRI; this is translated from the coding sequence GTGGGCTTTTTCGCAAGACTGAAGGAAGATCTCGACGCCGCCCGGTCACACGACCCGGCGGCTCGAGGTTCTTTTGAGAACTTTTTCGCCTATTCCGGGCTGCATGCCATCTGGATCCACCGGCTGACGCACCATATGTGGCAAACCCCGGGACTGCGGTTCCCGGCGCGGCTGGTGTCGCAGCTGGGCCGCTTCCTGACCGGAATCGAGATCCATCCCGGCGCCACGATCGGCCGGCGTTTCTTCATCGACCACGGCATGGGTGTGGTCATCGGCGAAACCGCGGAAATCGGCGAAGACGTGATGATTTATCACGGCGTCACGCTGGGCGGCCGCTCGCTGGCCAAGGTCAAGCGCCATCCCACCATCGAGGACCGGGTCACCATCGGCGCCGGAGCCAAGGTCCTGGGACCCATCACCATCGGCCGGGACAGCGCCGTGGGCGCCAACGCCGTGGTGGTCAAGGACGCGCCACCGGAATCGATTGTGACCGGCGTGCCGGCCAAGTGGCGCCACCGTGATGCCCAGCGCGAAACCAAGCCCGCCGTGGATCCGGCCGAGTACGACATCGAATACCGGATCTGA
- a CDS encoding oxidoreductase has translation MPKPVALVTGASTGIGFEAAKKLSSHGFIVYAGARRVDRMEPLKVLGVQVLALDVTDDDSMRAAVGRVLEERGRIDVLVNNAGYGSYGALEQVDLAEGRRQFEVNVFGLARMTQLVLPAMRSAGRGRIINISSIGGKFYEPLGAWYHATKFAVEGMSDALRLELKPHGVEVAIIEPASTLSEWGRISADGLLASSGEGPYAAQARHMAHVLASTDRPETSTQPAVIAAAVLHAATAARPRTRYPVGRGAAAILGLRRVLPDRLYDAVVTAVLKRVAG, from the coding sequence ATGCCCAAGCCAGTCGCATTAGTTACGGGAGCATCCACGGGTATCGGCTTCGAGGCGGCGAAGAAGCTCAGCAGCCACGGTTTCATCGTCTATGCCGGCGCCCGCCGGGTGGACAGGATGGAGCCGCTGAAGGTGCTGGGCGTCCAGGTCCTGGCGCTGGACGTGACGGACGACGATTCGATGCGTGCCGCCGTCGGCCGTGTCCTGGAAGAGCGCGGGCGGATTGATGTCCTGGTCAACAACGCCGGATACGGGTCTTACGGGGCGCTGGAACAGGTGGACCTGGCCGAGGGCCGGCGCCAATTTGAGGTGAACGTCTTTGGCCTCGCCAGGATGACGCAGCTGGTCCTGCCGGCCATGCGGAGTGCGGGACGGGGCAGAATCATCAACATTTCGTCCATCGGCGGAAAATTCTACGAACCCCTCGGCGCCTGGTACCATGCCACGAAATTCGCCGTTGAGGGCATGAGCGATGCACTGCGGCTGGAACTCAAACCGCACGGCGTCGAGGTAGCCATCATCGAACCGGCAAGTACGCTCAGTGAGTGGGGCCGGATTTCCGCTGACGGGCTGCTGGCCAGCAGCGGCGAGGGGCCGTATGCCGCACAGGCACGGCACATGGCGCACGTCCTGGCGTCCACGGACAGGCCTGAAACGTCAACGCAGCCGGCGGTGATTGCGGCCGCTGTCCTGCACGCGGCCACGGCCGCCCGTCCCCGCACCCGGTACCCGGTGGGCAGGGGAGCGGCGGCCATTCTTGGCCTTCGGCGCGTCCTGCCGGACCGGCTCTATGATGCAGTGGTCACGGCAGTCCTGAAGCGTGTCGCCGGGTAG
- the gndA gene encoding NADP-dependent phosphogluconate dehydrogenase has translation MSAHIGVTGLAVMGANLARNLARNGFTVALHNRSVEKTDALLAKHGTDGDFVRTETLQELVDSLEKPRRVLIMVKAGKPVDSVIEQLEPLLEAGDIIIDAGNSHYEDTRRREAALAKKDLHFVGIGVSGGEEGALNGPSIMPGGSKESYDALGPLLEKIAAHVDGKPCCAWIGTDGAGHFVKMVHNGIEYADMQVIGEAFDLLRSGAGIEPADQAKIFEEWNRGELASFLIEISAEVLGHVDTRTGKPFVDVVVDAAGQKGTGRWTVISALELGSPTSGIAESVFARALSSQTEQRKIAQELLAGEEIAVDVPDTFVEDVRQALYASKLVSYAQGLDMLTSAAKEYGWDLKLDEIASLWRGGCIIRAELLKEITKAYAAEDKPANLLFAPAFTKAIADVLPAWRRVVSTAVQLGIPVPVFSSSLAYYDGLRRKRLPAAVIQGQRDLFGAHTYGRVDAEGTFHTLWGEDKSEIEAVDTH, from the coding sequence ATGTCTGCACACATCGGTGTCACCGGCCTTGCGGTGATGGGCGCCAACCTGGCCCGCAACCTGGCCCGCAACGGCTTCACCGTTGCCCTGCACAACAGGTCGGTCGAAAAGACTGACGCTTTACTTGCAAAGCACGGCACGGACGGCGACTTCGTCCGCACCGAAACGTTGCAGGAGCTTGTTGACTCCCTGGAGAAGCCCCGCCGCGTCCTGATCATGGTCAAGGCCGGCAAGCCGGTTGACTCGGTCATCGAGCAGCTTGAACCTCTCCTGGAAGCTGGCGACATCATCATCGACGCCGGAAACTCCCACTACGAGGACACCCGCCGCCGCGAAGCCGCGCTGGCGAAGAAGGACCTGCACTTCGTCGGCATCGGCGTCTCCGGCGGTGAGGAAGGAGCCCTGAACGGCCCGTCCATCATGCCCGGTGGTTCCAAGGAGTCCTACGACGCCCTCGGTCCGCTGCTCGAAAAGATCGCCGCGCACGTGGATGGCAAGCCCTGCTGCGCGTGGATCGGCACCGACGGCGCCGGCCACTTCGTCAAGATGGTCCACAACGGCATCGAATACGCCGACATGCAGGTCATCGGCGAAGCCTTCGACCTCCTCCGCTCCGGCGCCGGCATCGAGCCCGCCGACCAGGCCAAGATCTTCGAAGAATGGAACAGGGGCGAACTCGCCTCCTTCCTGATCGAAATCTCCGCCGAGGTCCTGGGCCACGTTGACACCCGAACCGGCAAGCCGTTTGTGGACGTTGTGGTGGATGCCGCCGGCCAGAAGGGCACCGGACGCTGGACGGTCATCTCCGCGCTGGAGCTGGGGTCCCCGACGTCGGGCATCGCCGAGTCGGTCTTCGCCCGTGCCCTGTCATCGCAGACCGAGCAGCGCAAGATCGCCCAGGAACTCCTCGCCGGCGAGGAAATCGCCGTCGACGTTCCGGACACCTTTGTTGAGGACGTCCGCCAGGCGCTCTACGCGTCCAAGCTGGTTTCCTACGCCCAGGGCCTGGACATGCTGACCTCAGCAGCCAAGGAATACGGCTGGGACCTCAAGCTGGACGAGATCGCTTCGCTGTGGCGCGGCGGCTGCATCATCCGTGCAGAACTGCTCAAGGAGATCACCAAGGCCTACGCCGCAGAAGACAAGCCGGCCAATCTGCTGTTCGCCCCGGCGTTCACCAAGGCCATCGCCGATGTCCTGCCGGCATGGCGCCGTGTGGTCTCCACCGCCGTCCAGCTCGGCATCCCCGTGCCGGTCTTCTCCTCGTCACTGGCCTACTACGACGGACTGCGCCGCAAGCGCCTGCCGGCCGCAGTGATCCAGGGCCAGCGCGACCTTTTCGGCGCGCACACCTACGGCCGAGTCGACGCCGAGGGCACGTTCCACACCCTGTGGGGCGAGGACAAGTCCGAAATCGAAGCAGTGGACACGCACTAG
- a CDS encoding FadR/GntR family transcriptional regulator produces MSTSLHHRAIENLGTRIITGELPTGHVMLAEHLEEELKVSRSVVREAVRVLQSLGLVETTKRVGIRVLPPSRWNPFDSQVIRWRLSSDARGAQLRSLIELRSAVEPAAAELAANNAPAQLRRELVDIAHALRDAGHSGDAQKFLELDIAFHSVLLSGSGNEMFANLMGQVAETLTGRTVHGLMPDHPHEGALQWHVDLAEAVAAGDAATARDASEQIMRRTTSRLSGTWTDQPRVFIPVRRN; encoded by the coding sequence ATGTCGACCAGCCTGCACCACCGTGCCATTGAGAACCTTGGCACCCGGATCATCACGGGCGAGCTGCCTACCGGACACGTCATGCTGGCCGAGCACCTTGAGGAAGAGCTGAAGGTTTCGCGGTCCGTGGTCCGCGAGGCCGTGCGGGTTCTGCAGTCCCTGGGCCTCGTGGAAACCACCAAGCGGGTAGGTATCCGCGTGCTGCCGCCGAGCCGCTGGAACCCCTTCGACTCCCAGGTCATCCGCTGGCGGCTGTCCAGCGACGCCCGCGGCGCCCAGCTGCGGTCACTGATCGAACTGCGTTCCGCCGTCGAGCCCGCCGCGGCCGAGCTGGCAGCGAACAATGCCCCGGCGCAGCTGCGGCGGGAACTGGTGGACATCGCCCACGCGCTGCGCGACGCCGGCCACTCCGGGGACGCGCAGAAGTTCCTGGAGCTGGATATCGCTTTTCATTCGGTCCTGCTTTCCGGCTCGGGCAACGAAATGTTTGCCAACCTGATGGGGCAGGTGGCAGAGACCCTGACGGGACGCACGGTCCACGGACTGATGCCGGACCACCCCCACGAGGGGGCGCTCCAGTGGCACGTCGATCTGGCCGAAGCGGTCGCCGCCGGGGACGCCGCCACGGCCCGGGACGCGTCCGAACAGATCATGCGCCGCACCACCTCCCGGCTGTCCGGAACCTGGACGGACCAGCCCCGGGTGTTTATCCCGGTCCGCCGGAACTGA
- a CDS encoding L-idonate 5-dehydrogenase yields the protein MGTGIVAQGTEATVLPVSGPAVVAYAAGDLRVEEVPLGVPGPGEAVVEVAYGGICGSDLHYWLHGAAGESVLKAPMVLGHEISGTVVAAAADGTGPGVGTAVAVHPATPGPGAGDVRWPAGRPNLSPGCTYLGSAARFPHTDGAFARYVNLPSRMLRALPAGVDLRTAALIEPAAVAWHAVARAGDVAGKSVLVIGCGPIGTLAVAVLKRAGAGRITAVDVHTKPLEIAAVVGADQTLQAGDTDAIAAVQADVVIESSGSHHGLASAIQGAGRGGTVVMVGLLPTGPQPVLISLAITRELDLRGSFRFTNEIDDVITALADGTLHINSVITHEYPLNHGLEAFETARNSAASGKVLLNFQPE from the coding sequence ATGGGCACAGGAATAGTGGCTCAGGGGACCGAAGCAACAGTGCTGCCGGTGTCGGGTCCGGCGGTGGTGGCGTACGCAGCCGGGGACCTGCGGGTCGAGGAGGTCCCGTTGGGTGTGCCTGGCCCGGGCGAGGCCGTGGTGGAGGTTGCGTATGGCGGGATCTGCGGGTCGGACCTGCATTACTGGCTCCATGGCGCGGCGGGGGAGTCGGTCCTGAAGGCGCCGATGGTGCTCGGGCATGAGATTTCCGGGACCGTGGTAGCGGCCGCGGCGGACGGGACCGGCCCGGGTGTGGGGACCGCGGTCGCGGTCCACCCGGCCACCCCGGGACCCGGTGCGGGGGATGTGCGGTGGCCGGCGGGCCGGCCCAACTTGTCCCCGGGGTGTACGTATTTGGGCAGTGCGGCGCGGTTTCCGCACACCGACGGTGCGTTCGCCCGGTATGTGAACCTGCCGTCCCGGATGCTGCGGGCGCTCCCGGCGGGCGTGGACCTGCGGACCGCGGCCCTGATCGAGCCGGCCGCCGTGGCCTGGCACGCCGTCGCGAGGGCCGGGGACGTCGCGGGCAAGAGTGTGCTGGTGATCGGGTGCGGCCCGATCGGGACGCTGGCCGTCGCGGTCCTGAAACGTGCCGGCGCGGGACGGATCACCGCCGTCGACGTCCATACCAAACCGTTGGAGATCGCCGCCGTGGTCGGCGCGGATCAGACCCTGCAGGCCGGGGACACGGACGCGATCGCCGCGGTGCAGGCCGATGTGGTGATTGAGTCCTCGGGCAGCCACCACGGCCTGGCCTCAGCCATCCAGGGCGCGGGGCGCGGCGGGACCGTGGTCATGGTCGGGCTGCTGCCCACCGGACCCCAGCCGGTGCTGATTTCCCTGGCCATCACCCGGGAACTGGACCTGCGCGGATCCTTCCGCTTCACCAACGAGATCGACGACGTCATCACCGCCCTCGCCGACGGCACCCTCCACATCAACTCCGTCATCACCCACGAATACCCCCTCAACCACGGACTCGAAGCCTTCGAAACCGCCAGGAACTCCGCCGCATCAGGAAAAGTCCTCCTCAACTTCCAACCCGAATAA
- a CDS encoding SDR family oxidoreductase yields the protein MSTLFDLTGRVALVTGSSRGIGNALARALAGAGATVVLNGINAERLKAAEVVMAADFAPGRVHSVAFDVTSDAEAARGILWVEEHVGPLQILVNNAGVQHRVPMLELDVADWERVIRTDLTSAFLVGREAARHMIPRGRGKIINICSVQTDLARPTIAPYVAAKGGLRNLTRAMTAEWAGSGLQINGIAPGYIHTEMTQNLVNDEQFNAWILGRTPAHRWGTVQDLAGPAVWLASDGSDFVNGQTIFIDGGMTVVV from the coding sequence ATGAGTACTCTTTTTGATTTGACGGGGCGGGTTGCCTTGGTGACGGGTTCGAGTCGGGGGATTGGTAATGCGTTGGCGCGGGCGTTGGCTGGGGCCGGGGCGACGGTGGTGCTGAACGGGATTAATGCGGAGCGGTTGAAGGCGGCGGAGGTGGTGATGGCCGCGGATTTTGCCCCGGGGCGGGTGCATAGTGTCGCGTTTGATGTTACGAGTGATGCCGAGGCTGCGCGGGGTATTTTGTGGGTGGAGGAGCATGTGGGGCCGTTGCAGATCCTGGTGAATAATGCCGGGGTCCAGCATCGGGTGCCGATGCTGGAGCTTGATGTCGCGGATTGGGAGCGGGTGATCAGGACGGATCTGACGAGCGCGTTCCTGGTGGGGCGTGAGGCCGCGCGGCACATGATCCCGCGCGGGAGGGGCAAGATCATCAATATCTGTTCGGTGCAGACGGACCTGGCCCGGCCCACGATCGCCCCGTATGTGGCGGCGAAGGGCGGGTTGCGGAACCTGACCCGGGCGATGACGGCGGAGTGGGCGGGCTCGGGGCTGCAGATCAACGGGATCGCCCCGGGTTACATCCATACCGAGATGACGCAGAACCTGGTAAACGATGAGCAGTTCAATGCCTGGATCCTGGGCCGGACCCCGGCGCATCGGTGGGGCACGGTCCAGGACCTGGCGGGCCCTGCGGTGTGGCTGGCCTCGGACGGGTCGGACTTTGTGAACGGGCAGACGATCTTCATCGACGGCGGAATGACGGTGGTGGTCTGA
- a CDS encoding NAD(P)-dependent oxidoreductase yields the protein MEDRTAGFVGLGLMGLPMATNLVRAGWAVTAWNRSEGPLQEFVAQGGCSAPDVASLRDLPIIAFMLPDLSFIEEASAGLLTSWDENPPQPRTAVVVTSSVSPAKVQAFGRRVREASQGRATVVDAPVSGGTKGATDGTLAIMAGCDADEFRQLEPFFNAMGTTVRRMGPLGAGSLAKACNQLIVGTTTAALAEAAELAERSGMDPAALFDVLSGGLAGSRVLENVGPRLVRKDYTPTGPAKFMHKDLSFVLESARASGAAVPMATAGVELYAELKRQGLGDQDLAVVRQAISNLSDNTNIAEPAETATKGTAAP from the coding sequence AAGACAGAACAGCGGGCTTTGTAGGCCTGGGGCTGATGGGCCTGCCGATGGCGACCAATCTGGTCCGGGCCGGCTGGGCGGTTACCGCCTGGAACCGGTCCGAGGGACCCCTGCAGGAGTTTGTGGCGCAGGGTGGCTGCTCCGCGCCGGACGTAGCATCCCTGCGGGACCTGCCAATCATCGCCTTTATGCTCCCGGACCTTTCCTTCATCGAAGAGGCATCGGCGGGGCTGCTGACGAGCTGGGACGAAAATCCGCCGCAGCCCCGCACTGCCGTGGTGGTCACAAGCTCAGTCTCACCGGCAAAGGTCCAGGCCTTCGGGCGCCGCGTACGCGAGGCAAGCCAGGGACGCGCCACCGTGGTGGACGCCCCGGTCAGTGGCGGCACCAAGGGCGCGACCGACGGGACACTGGCGATCATGGCCGGCTGTGACGCGGACGAGTTCCGGCAGCTCGAGCCCTTCTTCAACGCGATGGGAACCACCGTCAGGCGCATGGGCCCGCTGGGCGCAGGGTCGCTCGCCAAGGCTTGCAACCAGCTCATTGTAGGAACCACGACGGCGGCACTAGCCGAAGCGGCCGAGCTCGCCGAGCGCTCCGGGATGGATCCGGCAGCGCTTTTCGACGTCCTGTCCGGTGGCCTTGCGGGCAGCCGCGTACTGGAGAACGTGGGACCGCGTTTGGTTCGGAAGGACTACACACCCACAGGTCCGGCGAAGTTCATGCATAAGGACCTGTCCTTTGTGCTCGAATCAGCCCGGGCGTCCGGCGCTGCCGTGCCGATGGCGACTGCCGGCGTCGAACTTTACGCCGAACTCAAGCGCCAGGGCCTTGGCGATCAGGACCTTGCCGTGGTCCGCCAGGCCATTTCGAATCTGAGCGACAACACCAATATCGCGGAACCTGCGGAGACCGCAACGAAAGGGACAGCTGCACCATGA